Within the Bacillus pumilus genome, the region TTGGGCTATGAATCTTCGAGTGCCTTCAATGATGCCTTTACAAAAATTATGGGCAATCCCCCTAAAAAGGCGCAGACTAAGATTCTTCATGCCAATTTTATTTCTACACCGATTGGACGGATGATCAGCGTGACAGATGCCGCGCATGTGTATTTACTGGAATTTATGGACAGGCGGGGACTTGAAAAGGAAATTGAAAACATGAGAAAAAAGCATCATGCCCGCATTTTAGTCGGGGAAACAAACGCCCATCAACAATTGGCAAAGGAATTGACCTTATATTTCGAGAAAAAACTGACGCAGTTTACAGTCCCACTTTCCTTGCATGGCACTCCTTTTCAAATGAAGGTGTGGGACCTGCTCACACGCATTCCTTCAGGCGAAACTCGTTCTTACCTAGATCTTGCTGTGATGCTGGGAGACCCGCATTTGGTCCGGGCGGTAGGGAATGCAAATGGTGCCAATCAGTTGGCGATCATCATTCCATGCCACCGCGTCATTCAAACAAGTGGTGAGCTCGGCGGCTACGGCGGCGGGATCGAACGAAAGAAATATTTACTTCAGCTAGAACAGCGGATATAAAAAAACGGCTCTGCTTATTTTGTAAGCGAGCCGTTTTCTTCGTTGCGATTGATACTGTATACATCAATGATTTGGTCCCATTTTGAAATGGTTTTTTCTTTTTTCATGCCCATTTTTAAAGCGACCTTTACCGATGCCTCATTATCCGGGCGAATTAAGCTCACCATTCGTCTGACCTTCATTTCTTCAAAGCCGTAGGTGAGACAGCCCTTTGCGGCTTCAGCAGCATAGCCATTCCCCCACGCTGCTTTCTTAAGCATATAGCCGATTTCAAGTTCGGTTTGTCCTTCGATGTTTTGCAAAACAATCCCGCTTTGTCCAAATGGTTCATTCGTTTCTTTGTCTTCAATGATCCAGAGAGAAGTATGATACACGCGGTCATTCTTTTGATTCCATGCAATCCACTCTTTCGTTTGCTGCTCATCCTTCAAAGAAGGATAATATTTCATCACTTCTTCATCTTGAAACAACATGTGATATAAAAATGGGGCATCATGTTCATTCATCGTTCTCAGCCTGAGCCGCTCTGTTTCAAGCACCGTCCGTGTTTGATGTTGCATTTCTCATCCTCCCCTTGCTTACTGACTAAATATATCTCCGAACAATCCAGTTGAATCTGGGGCAAAGTAATGGAATCCCGCACCGGTTAAACTAGCTGCCAGCGCTGTCCACATGATTAAACTGACTGTCATCCACACTGCGACTTGCTTTCTTTTTGTTCCAAAGCTCATGCACATAAACGCCGCTAAATGACTGCCAATGATAAAAGGTCCGAATAGCGCTAATCCTGGGAGACCATAGCGTTCCCAAATTTTTCTCGCCCGCTGCTGCTTTTTTTCTCCTTTTTCATCAGTTTTGCTCCCTTTCTTCTTTAACCGCCATGCTTTAAAACGGTCTACGAAAACAATGAGAAGGAAAACAGTAAAAAAATTACCGATGAATCCAATAACTGCTGCCGGTACAGGATGCATGCCACTTAAAATCGCTAACGGAACAACCCCTACCACTTCAAAAAAAGGCAAAGCAGCCAATACAAACACAAGTACATATCCCCATAAAATATCCAAATACAGAACCCCTTTTCATTTTTGTCCTCTTCCCATTGTAATGAAAAATACGCTACCATTTCTACATTTTTTTAGAAAAAGAAAAGCACATCCGATGGGATGTGCTCAGATTGTTGACAAAGGGCTAAAATGATCTTGATTTTAGCCCTTTGTCTTCTTTTCAGCGTGATAGAAAACCTTTGCAGTTTAGGAAGGACGAGCATCGGAGCGGAGCGAATTGAACATTCGTGAGCACCGAAGCGCAGATCTGACACCGAATGCGAGGGTTTGTCTACACGCTGAAGCACATCCGATGGGATGTGCTCTGTTTTTTACATCGTGCTTTCATTTTTCTTATTCGTCCGGCGTAAAACAATGAGCACAAGCCCAATTATGATCACAATAGATAGTAGACTTTGCAAGAGAAGAACGCCTTGTGATGTCCAGCCAATCCATTCGAATATGAGCTGCGGTCCGAAAAAGATGATCGGAATCAGTGAAATGAAATTCGCTTTCATAATCGCATTAAAGACAATGATACAAAACAGCATAAGCAGGATGACGCCCCATCTTTGACCTGATGTCAGCACAAGTAATGGTGTGCCTAGTTTTTGATCCAATAGTTTGATTGTGACCATTGAAGTCAATTGAAAAATGCCTAAGATCCAAAAATAAAGAAATGCCCGGCTGCCTGTTTGAAAGGCAGACGCTCTAAACATCACAATGATCATGATGACATTAGCCACTAAAACGAGCGGATAACCAATCAATGCATACCAAGAATAGGATAAGCTTTGACTGATCGCATCTGATAAAATCATATAAAAGAGTGATCCAATTAAGAAGGCACTAACGAAGGGAACCCAATCTTTATGGTTTCCTGACATCTCTTTTGCCAGTTCATCAGCATAGCCCCGCGGATCACCGCCAAACAAAGCCTCGCCTGTTTTACCGTCTTTTTCAGCCTCAACCGCATGTGTCGTCAGTTCATCCATTAGCTCATCAATTTCATCCTGATTTTTCCCCTTTGAGATGAGATAGAGTTTCAGCTCTAGTAGAACGTGTCTTGTTTCTTTTGATACCATAATCTCACTTCCCTTTTTGTAGTAAACAATTTACATTCTTTGAAAGCTCACTCCAGCGGGTAATAAACTCTGTGAGCGCTTGTTCGCCAGCTTGAGTGAGCGTATAATATTTCCTTTTCGGACCGCTTGCTGATGCTTTTGTGACAGTGGTCACGAGCTGTTCCTTTTGCATACGCAGCAGGATCGGATAGATACTTCCTTCACTAATTTGATCAAACCCATATTGAGCAAGCTTCTTCGTCATTTCATATCCATAAATCTCACCCTCTGAAATAATCGACAGCAGGCAGCCTTCTAAAATTCCTTTTAGCATTTGTGTGGATGTTGTCATATTTGTTCCTCCGATTCCAGTCCCTTGCATCACAAGATAGCATCATCTTACCACACACTATCTTGCCATGCAAGATACCACCCTAGAAAAAAATCACCGCTTAAAGGGTGATTTTTACGCCCATGGTTTATCTGTCCCAAGTGCGTCAGCTAGCGCCTTGCTATGCTTTCGGCGGCTTTTTCTTTCTTCAGCTCGCTGTTTTGCTGTTTGATGCAGCATGATTTCTTCCTCTGTTTCAGGCATCACCTGCGGAACTCGTTTAGGTTTTCCGTCTTCATCTAACGAGACAAATGTCAGAAATGAAGTGGCTGCAAGTCTGCGTTCTCCAGACATCAAGTTTTCTTTCATGACTTTAACGAACACTTCCATGGAAGACGTGCCAACCCATGTCACATAGGATTCCAAGCATACTGACTCTTTTTGTCCAATCGGCTCTAAAAAGTCAACAGAATCCATCGAAGCCGTAACCGTTTCACTTCGGCTGTGCCTTGCTGCCGAGATGGAGGCAATGTCATCTATATAACTCATTAATTTTCCGCCAAATAAGGTTTGGTGATTATTCGTATCGAGAGGAAATACCCTGCTGGTTTTAACAACTTTTGATTCCTTGCAGTATTTGAAATTTTCTTCACTCATCATCATAGCTCCTTCTTGCTGTTTTCGTGAATGCGGAACGACTTTTATTAAACACTATTCTTTTAGGTTTGTCTAAACTTTTTGCTTTAGTCTCTCGTGAGAGATTTTCTATCGGAAATGTTTCAACCATGACTAAAGCGAGGAATAATAGAACTATGAACAAACAAGGAGGCCATTTGATGCATTCTATAAGAGCAGAACAAATACACAAAATGCCGCAATGTATGAGTGAATATGACAATTTACAAGAAGTCCTTTTATGCAGCCCCATCTATATGGAAATCAAACAGATCATCAACGAAACCCAAAAACATTTTGCAAGAGAAAATATTTCTCAAATGAAAGCCATTGCTCAGCATAAGCAATTGATCCAAATCCTAAAAAACCATCAAGTACGTCCCATTATGCTTCCTGCAAATGACCGCTATCCTGAGCAAGTCTTTACTCGGGATATTGGGTTTACGATTGGACATACACTCTTTGTTTCAAGCATGGCTGCTCCGGTTCGGCAAGGAGAAGAACAATTATTAAAAGAGTGGGCACAGGAAAATGGCTTCAAAACTGTTAGCCTGACAAACGGAACGATTGAAGGCGGCGATGTACTTGTAGACCAAACACGTGTATTTGTCGGAATGAGCAAAAGAACAAACCCAGCCGCTATCCATGAGCTCAAAAAAGAACTGCCGGATCATGACATTATTCCCATTCATCTTCCTCCTCACATTTTGCACCTCGATTGTGTGATGAATATTCTCTCTCATGATGAGATGTTGATTTATCCTGAAGCGTTCAAAAAAGAGGATCTTCACTTGCTCAACATGCATTATCATCTCATTGAAATAAGTGAACAAGAGCAATTCACACTCGGACCTAACGTTTTATCTATTGGACAGAAAAAAGTGATCAGTTTGCCCATCAATCAAGAAACAAATGCTGCATTAACCGCTCACGGGTATACTGTCATTGAAGTGGATTTTTCAGAAATCATTAAATCTGGTGGGTCTTTTAGATGCTGCACATTACCGATTCGGCGTTCATCCACTAAAAAAGCCAGCGTGTAGAACAGCTTGTCTACTTGCTGGCTTTTTTCTATCTATTTTTATGTCCGGTCGTATAAATGACAGGCGACATCATGCCCCTCTTCTACCGCTTGTAATGTTGGCTTTTTTTCAGCACACACATCCATCGCTGCAGGACACCTTGTTCGAAATACACAGCCGCTTGGCGGATTCACTGGACTTGGAATTTCTCCTTTTAAAATGAACCTTTTGCGCTTGTCCTCCACGTCAGGATCTGGAATGGGGATC harbors:
- a CDS encoding bifunctional transcriptional activator/DNA repair enzyme AdaA, whose protein sequence is MMITDEQKHEFYQALVDKDPQYDGTFFAGIKTTGIFCHATCTARKPKYENCEFFITAEEALLAGYRPCKRCTPLTYPNSIPEEVKTLVSAVETHPEKRWKEEDFRQLGIHSATARRKFKEIYGMTFVQYARSRRMGLAFKEILNGKKVIDQQVALGYESSSAFNDAFTKIMGNPPKKAQTKILHANFISTPIGRMISVTDAAHVYLLEFMDRRGLEKEIENMRKKHHARILVGETNAHQQLAKELTLYFEKKLTQFTVPLSLHGTPFQMKVWDLLTRIPSGETRSYLDLAVMLGDPHLVRAVGNANGANQLAIIIPCHRVIQTSGELGGYGGGIERKKYLLQLEQRI
- a CDS encoding GNAT family N-acetyltransferase, which produces MQHQTRTVLETERLRLRTMNEHDAPFLYHMLFQDEEVMKYYPSLKDEQQTKEWIAWNQKNDRVYHTSLWIIEDKETNEPFGQSGIVLQNIEGQTELEIGYMLKKAAWGNGYAAEAAKGCLTYGFEEMKVRRMVSLIRPDNEASVKVALKMGMKKEKTISKWDQIIDVYSINRNEENGSLTK
- a CDS encoding small multi-drug export protein produces the protein MDILWGYVLVFVLAALPFFEVVGVVPLAILSGMHPVPAAVIGFIGNFFTVFLLIVFVDRFKAWRLKKKGSKTDEKGEKKQQRARKIWERYGLPGLALFGPFIIGSHLAAFMCMSFGTKRKQVAVWMTVSLIMWTALAASLTGAGFHYFAPDSTGLFGDIFSQ
- a CDS encoding HAAS domain-containing protein, translating into MVSKETRHVLLELKLYLISKGKNQDEIDELMDELTTHAVEAEKDGKTGEALFGGDPRGYADELAKEMSGNHKDWVPFVSAFLIGSLFYMILSDAISQSLSYSWYALIGYPLVLVANVIMIIVMFRASAFQTGSRAFLYFWILGIFQLTSMVTIKLLDQKLGTPLLVLTSGQRWGVILLMLFCIIVFNAIMKANFISLIPIIFFGPQLIFEWIGWTSQGVLLLQSLLSIVIIIGLVLIVLRRTNKKNESTM
- a CDS encoding PadR family transcriptional regulator, whose translation is MTTSTQMLKGILEGCLLSIISEGEIYGYEMTKKLAQYGFDQISEGSIYPILLRMQKEQLVTTVTKASASGPKRKYYTLTQAGEQALTEFITRWSELSKNVNCLLQKGK
- a CDS encoding acyl-CoA thioesterase — protein: MSEENFKYCKESKVVKTSRVFPLDTNNHQTLFGGKLMSYIDDIASISAARHSRSETVTASMDSVDFLEPIGQKESVCLESYVTWVGTSSMEVFVKVMKENLMSGERRLAATSFLTFVSLDEDGKPKRVPQVMPETEEEIMLHQTAKQRAEERKSRRKHSKALADALGTDKPWA
- a CDS encoding dimethylarginine dimethylaminohydrolase family protein, which translates into the protein MHSIRAEQIHKMPQCMSEYDNLQEVLLCSPIYMEIKQIINETQKHFARENISQMKAIAQHKQLIQILKNHQVRPIMLPANDRYPEQVFTRDIGFTIGHTLFVSSMAAPVRQGEEQLLKEWAQENGFKTVSLTNGTIEGGDVLVDQTRVFVGMSKRTNPAAIHELKKELPDHDIIPIHLPPHILHLDCVMNILSHDEMLIYPEAFKKEDLHLLNMHYHLIEISEQEQFTLGPNVLSIGQKKVISLPINQETNAALTAHGYTVIEVDFSEIIKSGGSFRCCTLPIRRSSTKKASV